In Porites lutea chromosome 1, jaPorLute2.1, whole genome shotgun sequence, a single genomic region encodes these proteins:
- the LOC140936319 gene encoding uncharacterized protein yields MASGGWVAELDKKEHKNWVMVGCALNIAKKGIVPTIQNKMETWYQSLISSPPLQSLPSCACAPSAPKCATCVTWEKELKRHHKSWRPKICWDNSDRTQWGSPTGAWEIAKVYMPALGSRAKDVIDADGTDIGGLLNLLEWCPFINPPVSRTLLNSARDECRNRWAHAAKQEICDADVPTIFSHLNNLLSDPVFNSELSAQKASNDLQDLSRQGLINVRESEVEALYLLRQCLEAGLRKCQEDLAYTLRHLSQVQEQSNANKSEITTLKQQMAEESKNLSDNVSTILIEVAAFNKFLDQRDDLRNTIEVICDDLDELSNGIQKVVLELNEVGLILPQLESNLKNLYCEVQKVTKNVSTNKSSISRLQEDVMEVKEEIETLKHKVQVGPHKGDNDDDDDDILCTAPIGLTEFTGRKSELEWLERSLVLLNPEKKPGTSTCIKTICGLGGCGKTSLAMEFARRYKHHFPGGVFWVNGESNENVGKSVVEILTFVNISASVTDNIEDILNKFLSWLSKMKRPWLLVIDNADDLNDPTCPAGVKKICKGMLQRTHLPRRHGHILVTTRANATESKTFLKISNDDCLKLQCFSEEEGALFLMQRTGVGGNDLDPDAICLAKELGSLPLALEQAAAYISSSPLPLDFKDYLKTYEEVKLRLLKQQHATALSLEAQHRLSTHTTWMMNFEYVKERSPAAAKIMRISAFFESEFIPFNVINRGSPEFNQEELRGCSFSYTDIGDILKVLSSYSLFSVNHQCKLFRVHKLVQEVVRDSLTKSERVKTLVECVRVLRFAFLQFPVFENLRPGNLYEMDLEDQLIVFSLLLHFLKLTSYMKEEMNETKEDDTGDLFNVDTYELCKLVHDLTRKWGSLYWFNAELSDFFLQLFRVVFGDSDPSELLFEMTNVSIMKCNTEGANEGKKLMDNVMQKLFEFEKSGVVIEADVKFQILYRKANYFFVEGEVEKCYNALLELESLNLPISAANTAELQMRIAVIGSKGMKRNTSHRAMKAVDLAKKIYSSDDPKLLRMLQYAGMILYDSGNVKESKIYAKEMRDICTTLPPWSDDMGYGMHASLSYLCELNHEVMKDTLLEALEYRCPHIYSCILDGYVNNCIPYLEDGFEDFIDVQLQCLMKCVFVALKENNKAKVSTETLAIYRRIGEIFVSLRMKHYGSIFPDMEEAYCFLMTVNTLSGTDEEDVLSSRQLPVFVSCKGLTEQCQSRPCADSIGDRSKHYKDAGNAFFSLGDYLRSLEFYKKALNLTPNNAKLLTNKACAQVKLSKRKSQSQPLKERQNILQHALEDSISAISADPSWKKGYYWKAVCLAELGQRGPSLAAAAVAGSLFPLQWTQIPAVVEHFGCYIVKEVATSEDLGRAVEICENSLVIVVRSGKYVLTQPLKVPSNAVIVGLGKVDITCAKGIPLFLDKTVYIDKIELTPSVEFITVNKEKANKCLDLGQFYRALSLYSKVLATCPENKQLLTARATTYLKAAKEKSNTCERESLLELGVEDTKATIRADPSWLLGYYTRATIMTELGRKHEALASAAVFNHLSSGRDISSVIQRYGALQIHVVESSDELHNFLEEVEEPEGVNQIVLMKEGEYLFEKSVEINPAIVVVGLGKVIVSCKTGAPFHFRKEHFVENVELQGDCGDEPESLETASSTSPFGQEEDISLALPSGYDASKVDSECKVN; encoded by the coding sequence ATGGCATCTGGCGGTTGGGTAGCAGAGCTTGATAAGAAAGAACACAAAAACTGGGTGATGGTTGGTTGTGCTCTTAACATTGCCAAAAAAGGAATAGTACCAACAATTCAAAACAAGATGGAAACTTGGTACCAGTCCCTTATTTCCAGTCCACCGCTTCAATCACTTCCCTCTTGCGCATGCGCACCTTCAGCACCAAAGTGCGCCACTTGCGtcacctgggaaaaggaacTGAAACGTCACCACAAGTCCTGGAGACCAAAGATTTGCTGGGACAACAGTGACCGAACACAGTGGGGATCTCCGACTGGGGCATGGGAGATAGCTAAAGTTTATATGCCAGCCCTTGGAAGCCGAGCAAAGGATGTTATCGACGCAGATGGAACCGACATTGGTGGTCTTTTGAATTTGTTGGAATGGTGTCCTTTTATCAATCCCCCTGTGAGTCGAACTCTTTTGAATTCAGCAAGAGATGAATGCAGAAATCGTTGGGCGCATGCTGCTAAACAAGAAATTTGTGATGCCGATGTTCCAACTATATTTAGTCATCTCAATAATCTGCTTAGTGACCCAGTGTTTAACTCTGAACTATCAGCCCAAAAAGCGTCCAATGATTTGCAAGATTTGTCCCGTCAAGGTCTGATTAACGTCAGAGAGTCTGAGGTTGAAGCTCTTTACTTGTTGCGGCAATGTCTGGAGGCCGGTCTGAGAAAGTGCCAAGAAGACCTGGCATATACACTTCGACATTTATCTCAGGTCCAAGAACAAAGTAATGCGAACAAATCTGAGATCACTACACTAAAGCAGCAAATGGCAGAAGAGTCAAAAAACTTGTCTGATAATGTATCCACGATATTGATTGAAGTTGCTGCCTTCAACAAGTTCCTAGACCAAAGAGATGATCTTAGAAACACAATTGAGGTTATTTGTGATGACTTAGATGAATTGTCGAATGGTATACAGAAGGTTGTTCTGGAACTAAACGAAGTTGGACTGATCTTGCCCCAGTTAGAAAGCAACCTCAAAAACTTGTATTGTGAAGTACAGAAAGTAACCAAGAATGTTTCTACAAACAAAAGCTCGATCTCAAGGTTACAAGAAGATGTCATGGAGGTTAAAGAAGAAATTGAAACATTGAAACACAAAGTCCAGGTTGGTCCACACAAGGGAGACaacgacgatgacgacgatgacATTCTTTGCACGGCACCGATCGGGTTAACAGAGTTTACCGGCCGCAAATCAGAACTAGAATGGCTTGAAAGAAGTCTTGTTTTGCTGAACCCTGAGAAGAAACCCGGAACCTCAACTTGTATTAAAACAATATGCGGCCTTGGAGGCTGCGGAAAAACGTCGCTGGCTATGGAATTTGCTCGGCGTTACAAGCATCACTTCCCAGGGGGCGTGTTTTGGGTCAACGGTGAAAGTAATGAAAATGTAGGGAAATCCGTGGTCGAAATACTTACGTTTGTCAATATCAGCGCCTCAGTAACCGACAACATAGAGGACATCTTGAACAAATTCCTGTCATGGTTGTCCAAAATGAAACGTCCATGGCTTCTTGTGATAGACAATGCCGATGATTTAAATGATCCAACCTGTCCAGCAGGCGTTAAGAAGATATGCAAAGGGATGTTGCAAAGAACGCATCTCCCAAGAAGGCATGGTCACATACTTGTTACAACCAGGGCAAATGCAACAGAGAGTAAAACGTTTTTGAAGATTTCAAATGATGATTGTTTGAAGTTACAGTGCTTCAGTGAAGAAGAAGGTGCATTATTTCTAATGCAACGGACAGGTGTCGGAGGGAACGATCTTGACCCAGATGCTATTTGTTTAGCGAAAGAACTGGGATCCCTGCCACTAGCCCTCGAACAAGCCGCAGCGTACATATCTTCCAGCCCTCTTCCACTTGATTTTAAAGATTACCTGAAGACATATGAAGAAGTTAAGCTTCGTCTTTTAAAACAGCAACATGCCACTGCTCTAAGTCTGGAAGCACAACATAGGTTGTCAACTCACACAACCTGGATGATGAACTTCGAATATGTCAAAGAAAGGTCACCTGCCGCTGCAAAGATTATGCGTATTTCTGCTTTTTTTGAATCTGAATTTATTCCTTTCAATGTCATCAACCGTGGATCTCCTGAATTCAATCAGGAGGAACTGAGAGGATGTTCATTCTCTTATACAGATATTGGTGACATCCTGAAAGTACTATCAAGCTACTCTCTTTTCTCGGTAAACCACCAATGTAAACTGTTCCGTGTCCACAAGCTTGTCCAAGAAGTTGTTAGAGATAGCCTTACGAAATCAGAAAGGGTAAAGACATTGGTGGAATGCGTTCGCGTTCTTCGCTTTGCGTTTTTACAGTTTCCTGTATTCGAGAATTTAAGGCCAGGCAACCTCTACGAAATGGACTTAGAGGACCAGcttattgttttctctcttttgcttCACTTTCTCAAGTTGACAAGTTATATGAAAGAGGAAATGAACGAGACAAAGGAGGATGACACCGGTGATCTTTTTAACGTCGACACCTATGAGTTATGCAAACTTGTACATGATCTAACTAGGAAATGGGGGTCTCTTTATTGGTTTAATGCAGAACTCTCGGACTTCTTCTTGCAACtctttagagtggttttcggtGACAGTGATCCGAGCGAGCTCCTCTTTGAGATGACCAACGTAAGTATCATGAAATGCAACACTGAAGGAGCAAACGAAGGAAAGAAATTGATGGATAATGTTATGCAAAAGTTGTTTGAGTTTGAGAAATCTGGTGTTGTTATAGAAGCCGAtgtcaaatttcaaattctCTATCGTAAGGCTAATTATTTCTTTGTTGAAGGAGAGGTAGAAAAATGCTACAACGCTTTGTTAGAGCTTGAGAGTTTAAACTTACCAATAAGCGCTGCTAATACTGCAGAGCTACAAATGCGCATAGCGGTTATAGGAAGTAAGGGGATGAAAAGAAACACCAGCCATCGTGCCATGAAAGCCGTAGATTTAGCAAAGAAAATTTATTCTTCGGATGACCCAAAGTTGCTGCGGATGCTTCAGTATGCCGGTATGATACTTTACGACAGCGGCAATGTaaaggaaagtaaaatataCGCCAAAGAAATGCGAGACATTTGTACAACGCTTCCTCCTTGGTCAGATGATATGGGATATGGGATGCACGCCTCTCTGTCATATTTATGTGAATTAAACCACGAAGTCATGAAAGACACATTGCTAGAGGCTTTAGAGTACAGATGTCCCCATATATACAGTTGTATATTAGATGGCTATGTGAATAACTGTATTCCTTATCTTGAAGACGGATTCGAAGATTTCATTGATGTACAGTTACAATGTTTGATGAAATGCGTTTTTGTCGCTCTTAAAGAGAATAATAAAGCGAAAGTTTCCACGGAGACTTTGGCCATTTACCGacgaattggggaaatatttgtTTCCCTACGAATGAAGCATTATGGTTCCATCTTCCCAGATATGGAAGAGGCATATTGCTTTTTAATGACAGTAAATACCCTCTCTGGAACCGATGAAGAGGATGTGCTAAGTAGTCGCCAGCTACCAGTATTTGTAAGCTGCAAGGGATTGACTGAACAGTGTCAAAGCAGACCTTGCGCGGATTCGATTGGCGACCGCTCAAAGCATTACAAAGATGCAGGTAACGCGTTTTTCAGTTTAGGCGACTATTTGAGGTCACTCGAGTTCTATAAGAAGGCTTTAAACTTGACTCCAAACAATGCCAAGTTATTAACTAACAAAGCGTGTGCGCAAGTCAAGCTTTCTAAGCGGAAATCACAGAGTCAACCTTTAAAAGAGCGACAGAACATTCTTCAACATGCTCTCGAAGACTCTATTAGCGCGATATCTGCAGATCCTTCTTGGAAGAAGGGATACTACTGGAAGGCTGTTTGCCTTGCTGAACTTGGGCAAAGAGGTCCATCGCTAGCTGCAGCTGCAGTAGCTGGAAGCCTGTTTCCACTACAGTGGACCCAAATACCTGCTGTTGTCGAGCATTTCGGATGCTACATTGTAAAAGAAGTAGCTACTTCTGAAGACCTTGGGCGCGCCGTAGAGATATGTGAAAACAGTCTCGTAATTGTCGTTCGCAGTGGGAAATATGTGCTAACTCAGCCTTTGAAAGTTCCATCAAATGCAGTGATAGTTGGCCTTGGTAAAGTCGATATCACCTGCGCCAAAGGCATTCCACTGTTCCTGGATAAAACTGTTTACATCGACAAAATTGAACTAACGCCCTCCGTGGAGTTCATCACAGTTAACAAAGAGAAAGCTAACAAGTGCCTCGATCTTGGACAGTTCTACCGGGCCTTGTCTCTGTATAGCAAGGTATTGGCCACGTGTCCAGAAAACAAACAGCTTCTAACAGCTAGGGCTACGACTTACTTGAAAGCAGCGAAAGAAAAGAGCAACACGTGTGAGCGGGAATCGTTGCTAGAGCTTGGTGTGGAAGACACCAAAGCCACCATCAGAGCTGACCCTTCTTGGTTACTTGGCTACTACACCAGAGCTACGATTATGACAGAGTTGGGGAGGAAACACGAAGCCTTGGCCTCTGCTGCTGTGTTTAACCACTTGAGCTCTGGTCGGGATATTTCATCAGTCATTCAACGTTATGGAGCGTTGCAGATCCATGTTGTTGAAAGTTCAGATGAATTGCACAATTTTCTTGAAGAAGTAGAGGAGCCTGAAGGAGTAAATCAAATTGTTTTAATGAAAGAAGGAGAGTACCTATTTGAAAAGAGCGTGGAGATCAATCCAGCAATCGTTGTTGTTGGTCTAGGGAAAGTAATTGTTTCGTGCAAGACTGGCGCACCTTTTCACTTTAGAAAGGAACATTTTGTCGAGAATGTTGAACTTCAGGGAGACTGTGGTGATGAGCCAGAATCACTAGAGACTGCGAGTTCGACAAGTCCTTTTGGTCAGGAAGAAGATATATCTTTGGCCTTGCCCTCAGGGTATGACGCATCCAAAGTCGACAGCGAGTGCAAGGTGAACTAA